Genomic DNA from Nocardioides aquaticus:
CGAGGAGCCGGCGACGAGGACGACGTGCAGGTCGCCGTCGGCGTACCGCTCCAGCACGCCCGCGGTGTCCGTGGCCGCGAACCCCTCGGCCCGGGCCCGGTCGAAGCCGGCGAGCAGCGGGCCGGCCCGGAAGGCCTGCGGGGTCTGCACGGCCACGGTGGCGCCGGTGACCGGGCGGGGGTCGTCGCGGCTGACCAGGGCGGTGACGGCGACGCCCGGGACGGCGCCGCCGTGCTGCCGGGCGGCGTCGACGACCGCGGTGAACAGTTCCGGCGGGGCGAGCGGGCGGGCGCCGTCGTGGATGGCGACCACGTCGACCGCACCGTCCTCGACGTCGGCACGCAGCACCTCGAGCGCCGCGGCCTCGGAGTCCGGCCGGGTCGCCCCGCCGGTCACCAGGACCACCTCGCGCTCGCCGAGCAGCGGCCGCAGCACCGCTGCCACGGCGGCCTCCTCGCCGGGCCGCGCCACGACCACCAGGCGGGCGACGTCCGGCACGGCCAGCGCCGCACGCACCGCGTGGACGAGCACGGCATCGTCCAGGAGCGGGAGCAGCACCTTGTTCACCTCGGCACCCACCCGGGTGCCGGCGCCGGCGGCGAGGACGACGACGGCGGCGGGCACCGGAACATCCTAGGAGGCGCGGGGTGCGGTGATCCGTCGAGCAGCGGGGCCGGCGTCGGATGTCGTTCGGCGTGCGGTCTAGCTCGTGGGTTTACGTCCACGACAGCGGTCCCACACCGTGAGCAACGCCGCGTGGAGAACGACGTTGAGCACCGCCCCGCCCGAGGACGCGGCGACCCAGGCCCGGTCGTCGAGACCCGGCAGCTGATCGGCGAAGCGGGCCATCGAGGAAGAGGTCCAGGGCATCCCGAGGATCTCCAAGGACATGAGGCCAAGACCCCGTCCGATGTCCGCGTCGGGCGTCGGACTGATTCCTCGGAAGAGGACGAAACCGACCAGCAGGACCACGAGGACGCAGTGGTTCCACCACATGGTCCGGGCGACCAGCCGGGTCACGGAGGCTGGGCTCTCGGTAGGTGCCCCCGTCGGTGTGTCCATCAACGAGAGCGTATTTCGGTCGAGCGGGTCGTGGATGAGTAGATCTACCCGGATGTGCACGTCCGCCAGGCTCGAAGGGGTCAGCAGAGGTGGCTAACCTCCGGCGGTGGCCGACTCACCCTCAGACCCGACCCAGGACGAGGACGGCTGGGTGGGGTCGCAGCTCTGGCCCCGGTACGCGATGAACCACTCGATCAGCGTGGCGTGGCTCGACCCCGGGCTGACCCCTGCCCACCTGAAGGCGTTCGGCGATGCGTGGGACGTCCTCGTGGTGCGCGAGGAGTGGCGCGCCTGGGTCCGCACGTGGCTCTTCCCAACGGCGCCATTCTTCGTTCTCACGGTCCGGCCGGAGCTCGACGTCAGGCGCCTGCGGAAGACGAAGTCGGGTGTCTCGATGCACCTGCCCGCGGCCGAGGTCTTCGAGGCGGACGGCGCCGACGACCTCATCGCGCTGTACGTCGGTGTCATCCATGCCATCTACTCGAAGTGGGCGCAGGTGAGCGCCTGCCCCCCTCCTCCTCCCGTCGCGACCTGATCGGGTCTGTGGCGCGTCCGAGGCGCGACGCTCGAGGCGCGGGCGGACGATTTTCACGCCTGTAACAACCGGAAACGCAGCCCGAACAGACCGGACCTAGGTTCACGTCATGTCGGCTCAGCGCATCCGGGAACGTGGGTCAGCAGGTCAGGAGTGGCAGCCCGTCTGCCGCGTGGCCGAGCTGGAAGTCGGGCGCGGGGTGACCGCGCTGGTGCACGGGCAGACGGTGGCGATCTTCCGGCTGGCCGAGGACGAGGTGCGCGCGCTCGGCAACCACGACCCGTACGCCCACGCCTCGACGCTGGCCAAGGGCATCGTCGGCACCCGCGCGGGCGTGCCGTTCGTCGGCTCGCCCAGCCACCGGCACGCCTTCGACCTGCGCACGGGCCGCTGCCTCGAGGACGCCGCGGTCGGGGTCCCGGTGTACGACGTGCGCGTGCTGGAGGGGGTCGTGCTGGTCGGCTACCGCCGCGCGGGCTGAACGTCCGGTCCGGCGTCCGGCCCGGCAGCGGGGACCACGAGCGCCGTGGCGATCGCGGCGACGCCCTCGCCGCGACCGGTCAGGCCCAGCCCGTCGGTGGTGGTGGCGGAGACGCTGACCGGCCCCCCGGCGGCCGCGCCGAGCGCGGCCTCGGCCTCCGCGCGACGGCGCCCCAGGCGGGGACGGTCGCCGATCACCTGCACGCTGACGTTGCCCACGACGTAGCCGGCGGCGCGGACCCGGGCCGCGGTCTCGGCCAGCAGCGCCACCCCAGGCGCGCCGGCCCAGGCCGGGTCGCTGGTGCCGAACTGCGAGCCCAGGTCGCCCAGGCCGGCCGCGGCGAGCAGGGCGTCGCACGCCGCGTGGGCCGCCACGTCGGCGTCGGAGTGGCCCTCCAGCCCGGCCGGCTCGTCGGGCCAGGACAGCCCGGCCAGGTGCATCGGCACGCCCGGCACGAGCCGGTGGACGTCGACACCGGTGCCCACCCGGGGCAGGGCCGCGACGGGGGTCGGGGAGGGGGCCGGGAGGTCGGTCGGAGCGGGCTCCGGAGCGAGCGGATTCACGTCGTGATCATGCCTGAGCCATGATCGGGAGCATGAGCACGTCCACCCGCGCCTGGTCCCTGGCCGGCCTCGTCGCCGGTGGCGCGGGGCTGTCCGCCAGCTACGTCGTCGCCACCCTCCTCGCCGTCCGCGAGTCGCCCGTCGTCGCGGTCGCCGGGGGCGTGGTGTCGCTGACCCCGGGGCCCGTCGCCGAGTTCCTGATCGGGCTGGTCGGCCGGGCCGACAAGCCCCTGCTGCTCGGCGGCGTGGTGCTGGTGGTCCTCGTCGTGCTGGCCTGGTCCGGGCGCCTGGCCCGCCGCCGCTGGTGGGCCGCCGTCGCGGTGCTCGCGGCCCTCGCCGTGGTCGGCGGGATCGCGGTGCTGGCCCGCCGGGGGACGGGGGTGGTGGACCTGGTGCCGGTGGCGGCGGGACTGCTGGTGTGGGTCGGGACGCTCTCGGTGCTGACCGAGCCGCTGCGGCGTACCGAGGAGGCCCTGGCCGCCGGCGCGAGCGAGGCGCCGGCGAGCTCGCGGCGCACCTTCCTGATCGGGACCGGGGCCGTCGTGGGCGTCAGCGCGGTGGCCGCGCTGGCCGGGCGCCTGGCCGGGTCGGGTCGTCGCGCGGTCGAGCAGAGCCGGGCCCTGCTGCGGATCCCCCGGGTGAGCGAGCCGGCGGTGCCGGCGGGGGCCGACCTCGGGATCGAGGGCGTCCCGCCGTGGATGACCCCGGTCGAGGACTTCTACCGGATCGACACCTCCCTGGCCCCGCCGGCGATCGAGCCCGGCGCGTGGCGGCTGCGCGTGCACGGCCTGGTCGACCGCGAGCTCGACCTGGGCTTCGACGACCTGGTGGCACGAGAACGTACGGAGTCCTGGGTCACCCTGAACTGCGTCAGCAACCCCGTCGGCGGCACCCTGGTCGGCAACGCCTGGTGGTCCGGGGTGCGCCTGGCCGACCTCCTCGAGGAGGCCGGTGTCCAGGACGGCGCGGACGCGCTGCTGCAGACCTCCGAGGACGGCTGGACCTGCGGCACCCCGCTGTCGGTGGTCACCGACGGGCGCGAGGCGATGCTCGCGGTGGCGATGAACGGCCGACCGCTGCCGATCGAGCACGGCTTCCCGGTCCGCACGATCGTGCCCGGGCTGTACGGCTACGTCTCGGCGACCAAGTGGGTCGTGGACATCGAGGTGACCCGCTTCGCCGACTTCACGGCGTACTGGACCGAGCGCGGCTGGGGCGAGCAGGGCCCGGTCAAGATCGCCTCGCGCATCGACGTGCCCCGGGGCGGGTCGACCGTGCCCGCCGGGCGGGTACGGATCGGTGGCACCGCCTGGGCGCAGGGCATCGGGATCGAGGCCGTCGAGGTCGCCGTCGACGGCGGCGCCTGGCAGGCCGCCGAGCTGGCGTCGGTGCCGAACGAGGACTGCTGGGTGCAGTGGCTGGCCGCGGTCGACCTGTCCGCCGGACGGCACCAGCTGCGGGTGCGCGCGACCGACGCCGACGGCGAGGTGCAGACCGGGGTGCTGCGCGACGTGCTGCCCGACGGGGCCACGGGCTGGCACACCATCGACGTCACGGCCGACTGAGGCTCACCCGGCGGTGGCGGCTCACCAGGCGGTGGCGGCGCCCCGGGGCGGCAGCGGGTGGTCGGCGTCGCGCAGGACGTAGACCAGGCCGCCGGAGCGGGTCAGCCAGGCGCGCTCGAGCTGGGCGCGGTCGTAGGTGCGGCGCACGCCCGACGCGCTCGAGGCGGCCGGGTCGTTGACGACCACGTCCCCGGCGGCGTCGAAGCCGACGATCACCAGCAGGTGGCCGGCCGTCGAGCCGATCGGGGCGCCGTCGAGCTCGCCGGGGCCGAAGGTGACCGAGGCGATCAGGGGGATGCCCGCGGCGATGAACCGCTCGGCCTGGCGGGCGCCGGTCAGCCGGGTCACGAAGGCCTCGCCGCCCCCGAGCCGGGAGGCCGCCCAGGCGGTGTTGAAGGCCCAGTTGCCGGTGCCGTCGTACCCGTGGTCGTAGGTCGCTCGCGCGGCCACGTCGACCCAGGGGTCGCGGTGGCCGTCCGGCACCCAGGAGGAGGCGCGGCGCCCCGGCAGCGCGTCGTAGTAGGACAGCACCATCGAGGTCGCCGTGGGGGAGCACCACGCCTCGCCGCCGCCGCCCCACTGCGGGAAGTGGCCCTGGTGGATCATCTGGGAGTAGCGCGGCACGTCGAGCACCCGGCCGCGGACGTCCCCGGGCTGCGTCGGGGCGGGCGTGCCGGCGGGCAGGCGGGAGGCCATCGCGCCGACGGCCTCCAGACGCGGGGTGGCCCGCTGGCCCTCGCGGCGCAGCAGCCGCACGCGCAGCTGGTAGGCGGTGACGCCGCCGGCGGCGGTCACGGTCCAGGTGTCGGTGTCCACGCGGGCGAGGTCGTCGCCCTGCCCGGCCACGGTCGTCCGCCGGACGTGCTGGTCGCCGGCCGCCCAACGGGCCATCAGGTCCCAGCTGGACGTGCGCCCGTCGGCGGTGCGGCCGCGCACCTCCACCTCGACCACGCTGTCGCGCGGGGTGGCGGCCGACCAGGAGGGGATCAGCGAGGTCAGGGCGAAACCGGGCTCGTGCCAGCCCGAGCGCCACGTGCCCTCGTCGTAGCGGCGCCCGTCCAGCGTGCGGCTGCCCAGACCGGCGGCGCCGGCGGCGTCCAGGCGCAGCCGGCCGTCGCCCACCACGGTGCCGCGGCGGGTGCCGGAGGCGAAGGCGCCGTCGGTGTCCCAGCGGCGGTAGTCGACCAGGCGGGCACCGGGACCGGCGGCCGCGGGACCGGCCGCGGCGGCGGGGGAGGCGTCGGCGCGGGTCACGGGCAGCATCATCGCGCCGGTCGCGGCGGCGAGGGCGGCGAGGGGGGCGCGGCGGGAGACGGGGGTCGGGAGGCGCATCGGCCCACGGTACGTCCCACCGGCCCCACGCGTCCCAGGATCCACCGCCGAGACGACCCTCGCGGACAGCCGAGATGACGATTGCGGCGCCTCGAGGTGACGCTCGCGGCGCTCGGGAGCCACGGATACGACGCTGGGCCGCGTCGTCCCTAGACTGTCGTGGTGACCTTCCGCCTGTACGACACCGCGACCCGCGGGGTGCGCGACTTCGTGCCCC
This window encodes:
- a CDS encoding IspD/TarI family cytidylyltransferase, which encodes MPAAVVVLAAGAGTRVGAEVNKVLLPLLDDAVLVHAVRAALAVPDVARLVVVARPGEEAAVAAVLRPLLGEREVVLVTGGATRPDSEAAALEVLRADVEDGAVDVVAIHDGARPLAPPELFTAVVDAARQHGGAVPGVAVTALVSRDDPRPVTGATVAVQTPQAFRAGPLLAGFDRARAEGFAATDTAGVLERYADGDLHVVLVAGSSRNLKVTVADDLALAAALLATL
- the nirD gene encoding nitrite reductase small subunit NirD; this translates as MSAQRIRERGSAGQEWQPVCRVAELEVGRGVTALVHGQTVAIFRLAEDEVRALGNHDPYAHASTLAKGIVGTRAGVPFVGSPSHRHAFDLRTGRCLEDAAVGVPVYDVRVLEGVVLVGYRRAG
- the ispF gene encoding 2-C-methyl-D-erythritol 2,4-cyclodiphosphate synthase; protein product: MPRVGTGVDVHRLVPGVPMHLAGLSWPDEPAGLEGHSDADVAAHAACDALLAAAGLGDLGSQFGTSDPAWAGAPGVALLAETAARVRAAGYVVGNVSVQVIGDRPRLGRRRAEAEAALGAAAGGPVSVSATTTDGLGLTGRGEGVAAIATALVVPAAGPDAGPDVQPARR
- a CDS encoding molybdopterin-dependent oxidoreductase, with protein sequence MSTSTRAWSLAGLVAGGAGLSASYVVATLLAVRESPVVAVAGGVVSLTPGPVAEFLIGLVGRADKPLLLGGVVLVVLVVLAWSGRLARRRWWAAVAVLAALAVVGGIAVLARRGTGVVDLVPVAAGLLVWVGTLSVLTEPLRRTEEALAAGASEAPASSRRTFLIGTGAVVGVSAVAALAGRLAGSGRRAVEQSRALLRIPRVSEPAVPAGADLGIEGVPPWMTPVEDFYRIDTSLAPPAIEPGAWRLRVHGLVDRELDLGFDDLVARERTESWVTLNCVSNPVGGTLVGNAWWSGVRLADLLEEAGVQDGADALLQTSEDGWTCGTPLSVVTDGREAMLAVAMNGRPLPIEHGFPVRTIVPGLYGYVSATKWVVDIEVTRFADFTAYWTERGWGEQGPVKIASRIDVPRGGSTVPAGRVRIGGTAWAQGIGIEAVEVAVDGGAWQAAELASVPNEDCWVQWLAAVDLSAGRHQLRVRATDADGEVQTGVLRDVLPDGATGWHTIDVTAD
- a CDS encoding peptidase C39 family protein — its product is MRLPTPVSRRAPLAALAAATGAMMLPVTRADASPAAAAGPAAAGPGARLVDYRRWDTDGAFASGTRRGTVVGDGRLRLDAAGAAGLGSRTLDGRRYDEGTWRSGWHEPGFALTSLIPSWSAATPRDSVVEVEVRGRTADGRTSSWDLMARWAAGDQHVRRTTVAGQGDDLARVDTDTWTVTAAGGVTAYQLRVRLLRREGQRATPRLEAVGAMASRLPAGTPAPTQPGDVRGRVLDVPRYSQMIHQGHFPQWGGGGEAWCSPTATSMVLSYYDALPGRRASSWVPDGHRDPWVDVAARATYDHGYDGTGNWAFNTAWAASRLGGGEAFVTRLTGARQAERFIAAGIPLIASVTFGPGELDGAPIGSTAGHLLVIVGFDAAGDVVVNDPAASSASGVRRTYDRAQLERAWLTRSGGLVYVLRDADHPLPPRGAATAW